The DNA window GGCCGTCCGCGTTGAAGTACCCGCTTTCTTAAAACATACAatgtataaattatattttgttggacttttgttggatgtatcggacattaaaataaataaattttggggtcttaattattttttttttcacttcccTATCGTCAATCAAACAACGACAATCTAACGTAGatcggatttaatcgcataaaagccacttatatagataatcaggctaataatattgtttctaataatattggtttagcgggtcgttacattctacccctcttaaaagaaatttcatcccgaaatttagAAAGTATTTAGGCAAAAAGTTCAGGatatttctccttcattttctcttctagctctCATATAGCTTCTTCATGTccgtggtttttccacaaaaccttcaATGTAGTAATTGACTTGTTCCGAACTTGCTGCACCTTTCGGTCTAGTATTTCTACCGGCatttcttcgtaactcaggttAGGCTCTAGGGCGATTTTCTTCGTGGCGAATCACAtgttttgggtcgaacacgtaccttcGACTTGTCGTTTTAGTCTTGACACAATTGGTCGGCTCATTATTTTTATGGATGTCAACTTCAgattatttagtttttttttttttgcgtttTCTGCAGTGGTCAATGTCTTGCCTCCCATGAGGGTCTCACGCGAGGAAATATGGAGTTGATCTAACCgttttaactttgataggaactgaatttgggattccaagagaaatattcgaatcgttcttgctttGTGTAGGCTCCAAAGTAGTCATGAAAATAaaacgattataattatttcaattacgtgaGGGTTTGGTTCACCGCAAACATTCATCAGTAGCTTGCAACAAAGATTTTCAGgaagtgcaaagactaggctcaattggactcattatgctcactcccagaaaagaaaaagatattaCTTCAAAGGCCTTGAGCTATACTCATAgagtttgaaaattttattgtgggaataGCTTGTCATATGGAATAAATTGAAAAAGTGGGGGGTATAATGAATAGAATGCAGATACCAATAATAGGTTGccaataaaataatcaaaatgaacagtgaagtagaaaagtttcCAGTATCTCCAGATGATAACAGGAAGACCTGAGATGGTGGtttacaaatggatttgaaaagaataggaaaaacaaacaattgcaatttgctcgacaacactgtgatagaagatcatatcaacgaaattttagagtttataagcaaTTCAGGGAAACcaactaataaagagggcaacaagaggaaactagccaagggagaagcaatATGCCATCTTTAAATATGGAGAtgcagaaaagctcaaatcaagagatAATAGTCATAATTGAATTTAGAAGATGAGAGTACTCATATAAAAGaaagagcttgtcaataagtatgtctgaaaacacaaaaggtcaaattaaaaaaaaaaatttaaggtcTCACCAGATGGCTGCTCCAATATGGTAAGACTGAAAATGACTGGGCTCAattggatttgagaaagaagaataacaaacagctacccttttgggtcaacaatatcgtgatactatatcatGTTAACGAATTCACAGTTTATAACCAAATCACGGAAATTAACTAGTAGAGAAGACAATAAGAGCAAACTAGTTCAGGGAGAGAGTAATTTGCTTTAGACCTGGAGTTGCTGAAGATCTCACAGCATGATGGAATAATCATAGTGGAATTAAGAAGAGGGGATTGTTCTTTATAAATTAAAGAGCTTGTCAACAAGCACTTTTGAAATCACAAAAGGTCTACTAACGATTTTTAAAGAACATGGTATCATTGAAGATACAATTGCTTAAGAAGCATGACCATTCTGAAGACCATAACTAAATCAACTTCTAGCATAGGAGTTTGGTGGCAGGAAATCAGTGAGTCAAAATATTGCTTCTTCAGAGAACGAGTAGAAACTGAAAACAcgagggagcaagctcaaaactgaaagtgattcacaaccttgacatagaagagggaaaaATAATGGCATATTACCCTGCAAAATGAGTGATTTAAgttcttaattcaacaaaagtattttgatcaaTAGGGAGGcgagaaaatgaaattcatggGAATCCAAGTGAGCGTTGTTGATGAATCTTTTTGGTTAATTACAATGGTGGTATTCCATTGTTTAACTCTTTATAGATGGTAAATGAGTTATGGaaaactttggtcacaagctactTGCACCTTACGATCACGTCGGATGACCATATGTGGGGATTATGACTCTTTGGTACTCCCGGTTCGTCGTAAcgctcatcctcgtaacacgtcATTTCTGTTTACTTATATTGTAAAGCTAGGTTCTTTGTTTACATTGTAATCATATTCTCTTGCTATGTATGTGTACGtcgcttagttggatcaaaggTACGATCCTTGagagtgattggattgtcaagaaagacaatggctaacccagattattcatgtcattggACGTAGAAAATGGCCTTTAGTCCGTACCATCTTTCGAGAAACATCGTTTTGTTTTGTTCTATGCTGGATTGCTTTTCTCGTGacgaagtttctttcttattgcgtactttcttttcgtcgctcgggaaagcgagaaatgttcatactgtacttctaagttcgagttcatattgtgttctaaAAGGAAtgcataactaagtattttatGTTCTTTGGAAATTTCGATTTCCCCATtctagcaacatgattcaatgactaactcaaaaagaggtatcatttcacaaactcaaaaggagacatcatttcaacaattaGTACCAGACTCGtatactttatattttcatatttcagtacctttttccatttaggaaagttacttcttttattcatacattcgcagtctttagccaagaaaagacatactaactctttctttaagcacggtaccaaatcaagaaacatcaaatctttctttaaactcagtattttcatctgttcactcaaattaactgcatgagttatttctccatttcaaacttttaaacatcttgactttcttttgaaaaagaacaagttacctttttcctcgttgagtgcgattggtgggagtgctaagagcattttcatcgattagacagtctagtggaacaaggctagaccaaagattttcaaagaagactcttGGGTTCAGAACTAGgaagaatgctctgataccactctgtcacgaccgcattttctaaggatagaaaacatggttgatcgcgactaggggaggattaaagaagcgggaaagaaaggggaaaacacaattcgaccatagctcgaaacaaatgggaataactcgaaataaaatcagagttttgaacaaaatagacttgagtcttttaagatgcacaacggaagcaaatggaCGCGGTTccatgtgtgaagacatgaacctccgagagtcaaaatctgactgaattaaatatcttgtctcaatagcacttcctccaccacttcgctgctcaacctgcacatttagaaatatatacagggttgagtacaaaagtactcagtgaacacattgccaaaaattacacatatacatttgaaaatattgtcaagccatcatcacagtaacactcggggtgttgttgaaaagacccgatcttactaaaaatatcacattgggttgcaacccTTTTTtcggtacttagccatatctgatcacattgtgccgtcgagacggtgttctcgcacggtcaccttctctgcccatcatgtcagaggtattcttgtgccgggaaggtggccaccttccacggtcacctgctctgcccaacatgtcagaggtagcttgtgtacactagtccgagcggggacaccaccctcactgggactcgaattcgacttatatcatcgttcataattcacttggccttagccaaaaagataggcatcatacacaaaacatttatggcatgacaacatctttaaagATCACGAACATGtattcgtgttttcataaaatacgatttgtattttagtataagaaagctcacctcgttcgcttaaaactCCTTCATTTGAATCTTTCGTTTcgactccacccttaactcacggagatagccttttgaaaacaaacaacgtacttaatagaaattcacatacttatagaaatgcatgcccctactttatttcttttatcatttgttcaccgttagaaaattttagaaacttgcatattaattaaattggaaaatttaattaatagcacttctttattaaacttaattatttctgtgacttgagaacgtcgtttccctctttctttccatttccttagcggccgcccgaggcgtcgcggggcgatgccggtcggccgcttacgctcataattcctccgttagctcctcgtattttccatcataatatcgaacaaaaatcccaaaatttatttaagcgcataattgaattatcgcaactatttcccctttgctaagaaaaattatatgttttccgggcttgggataaattattcatacttcaaaattatttcgaaattaattaaataactcctaaaaatttattcaatcccATGATTAACTTATCGTAATAATTTCCCACcgagaatttatatttatttcggccttgtaaaaatattctaaaattaaataaacaagtccccacaattaattcaattatcaacccaatgatttatttacaaaacccaaattctccaccttatcactcaaattaatattttaaagccCCAAAACAATTTAAGGGGAGCCCAACTTAAATAGATCatccaattaatttattaagcccagaaattaaataaattcaaaaatggGCCTCACACTCACTATGTATTGCAGCCCTAAATTAATTTGAAGGGGATTGGGCTCGAATTTATTTTGCATAGCCTATTGCTAATTATATTCATGGCCCAAAACCATTTAATTCATTAGCCCAAGTTAAAGAAGAACTAACCCAAAGATAATTAATTTGGCCCAACTTATAACCTCTAGGCCCAACTAATTAATTTGTGAGAAGCCCAAATTACACTGCCTCCTATACGTGACTTTCCCTTCCCCAAATCACATTCTTCATAATTGAAATCCCTAAAAGAACACAGCagcctccctctctctctcacatcGCAGTCGCCGCCAGCCTCCCTCCGGTGCCGCCGTCGCGCCACCGCCACCTCCGGCGGTGGTCCTCCTTCCTCCTCCCCTCTTTCTCccttctcaccttctttcttctctcttctctctctgtgtcggtttccctctctctccctctcctatctctctctcagagaccactccaccaccaccaccgcagcGAGCCCGACGACGCACCGTCACCACCGTGCGCAACACAGACGCCGCCGTCACCTCTAGATCTCCTCCCGTTCAGATCAGCCGCCGCCGACTCCGccactgtgcatgcacaggTGACGGCTTCGGCCTCCTCCACGTCTCGCACAGCCGGAGCAGCTTCCCGGCGTCACTCCAGCCCcggccgccgcctcctcgccgaactcccggaaggtaaatacttaaatttccttctcttcttcttcttcttctctctctctctcttttttatcTTCTAAAAAGATTTAAtctttcatttatttgttttgtgttttaacTTTATAGATTTGTCAAGATTTTATTGAAAGTCATAGAGGTGTGAGGCTGCCTACGTCGTCTCCGGGCTGCCGAGCTCGCTGCCGAAATCCGGTAGATTCATAGAGGTAAGTTTTTCTCCTTCCTTCTAGTTGTTAAGGCAGTAggattctattttattttgatttactaAATTTTGGTGAATTTGGAGTGGTATATGCCTTGTTATATGaagatttaaaattgaaatatgctGTTTAATTTGATGTGCCAGATTCTACTTCCAACCATATTTATATATGCATGCTCTTACATATTTGAAGGAAAAGAAGGGTTTGTGATTTACCTTTTGATGTggaaataaagtattgttagatTGTAGTGCATGACTTGTGTGCAAATCTCTCTACTCGGACTCCTCTATCCGATGTGGTGTTAGTGTGTATAGAGAATTTAGGATGTCTAATGGTGATGTGTGTGACTGAAAAAAATGATTTGTACATATACAGAAAAAGATGGCAAGTGGGACatgtatcattaaaatattctttGTCAGAGGGATGTTATCTATATGTGTCAGAGGATATGATTTCTCTGCAAACCATTAACGCAGCATTTAATGCTGTGTCCGAAAAGATCGGCCCTCTCTCTTTTTAATatgttatttgtttattaaaaaaaataattatttgaatatttgtttacttgtttatttaatttggtgtaggtataatcggttcaagtttGTGGTCGTCCGCGTTGAAGTACCCGCTTTCTTAAAACATACAatgtataaattatattttgttggacttttgttggatgtatcggacattaaaataaataaattttggggtcttaattattttttttttcacttcccTATCGTCAAACAAACAACGACAATCTAACGTAGatcggatttaatcgcataaaagccacttatatagataatcaggctaataatattgtttctaataatattggtttagcgggtcgttacaacttggccgatgacatctacccacggtggccagttttcctaaagacggccagctgcccaattggtgagaagagggttttatttgcgcaaaagcaggaggcggcgcggaaggatgtcgagcgggcatttggggtgctccaatcacggtgggcaattgtgaaagggccggctcgtttctggttcaaggaagtcatcgccgatgtcatatatgcttgcataatcatgcacaacatgatagtcgagagtgaaggcggaagcatcaccgactggaatgaagacgaccgtgcatctagctcttccggcacatcgaccgacacacccgatagagggttaccgttaggcttcgaagaggttctatctagacaagcctcaatgcgcaaccaacaggagcatgcacagctcatgagtgacatgattgaagaagtgtgggctcgtaaccgccgtcgctgagtttgtgtttttttaattcgcattgtaatgtattaatttttattaaatgaaatgaagtttatgaaattcgtattttaatgtattattttttaaaaattcgtatggattttgtaaatattaaaaaaatgatgacgtggcgcgctatATGGTGCGCCTtaaggcgccccactgcaggtggggaggtaggaggataaaactgctgacgtggcgcgccatagggcgccccattgctaatgccctaatgGGAGAGGGATGAAGGATCGAACGCCGCTATTGAGGAGAAGAACCGATTCTGCAAATATCTTATTATTCGGTAAGTTAGGTTTAgttgatttaattaatgaataaattAATAGCTAGGTTTAGGGATTAATTGTAGTTAAATTGTTTGGgacaattttattgttttcggcctcttatttaatttattctttgtccatttttttttatctatttgggttgttttgttttagattttttaattGAAGGGTTTGGGcttttttttaacttaatttAGGCGAAATCATATATTTTTTGGGTGCATCATATTTTCTGGGCCTGTTTTAATATAATGTATGTATATAAATGAATAAGAACTTGACAAATTTCCTTTTGCTGTGTCGTATGTAATGACCATTAACAAAAGTCAAGGTCAATCTCTGTctcatgttggattatttttacGAAAATCAGTCTCCAGTTATGGACAGTTATATGTTGCTATATCTAGAGTTACGAGTCGTGGAGATCtcaagattttagtttgtggagaTGAAGAGGATAATAGAAGCGATGCTACtgttaatgttgtttacaaagaagtttttcaaaacttatgaactattggttggtttgttgttgttttctaATTCTTATCTTTAATCTCTACTCAAATAACATGTTCTTTATTTGTGTATCTTTTTCTAACTAACTCATACTCATTGATCATTAGTCATACATCTcttatttgtcatttattttactccacttatatcataaattaaaattgtataaaattgattgccgaatatgaaatatttcatttatagttgatgagtaaattcttcatttattataaatgttttatttataatcacatttatgtttttgtaaatctttatattgtttttacttcataatttctatatttcattaaaatttatattcattatttaaaaattatatgccCCGTACATAGCACGGATGTAAATACTAGTTATCCACATAAagagaaattttaaatttatgaaaaaaaattcaaaattcggCCAATGACCAGGTGTCCAAAAATCATTATATATAGTGTGAGATTAACTTAAATGACgcattatattttattcataaaatcatGGCCAATATGTACAATAAGACGTGAACTCCAAATATAGTAGGTAATCTTATAACTGAAAGATAACGAGCTTAAATTTTCAATTGAAGAAACAACAAAGTTGTTAATCAAAATTTTAAGAAACATTATAAAACAACATCACGTaagaattttataataattttggaTAAACTTAGTCAAACACAATCTACCAGCCAGAAACAGAAAAAAGAAGTAGTACTTATAAACAAAACTTGTACTTATAAACAACCAAATTTATTATTGATAGCATAAATAAATGTTGCACAATCCAAACAATGATGAATAAGAGCCTAAGGGAAGGGCAATTCGGGTATAATAGCCATTAATAGGGACGGCGGGACGGGGAGGGGAGGCCAAGGTAATATTTTTTGTTACTATAAAAAGGAGTTTGCTGGCCACCAACAATGCGCTGtctttgtttctctctcttccaCAATTTTCCGTGCTGCTAGAAAAACCTCCGCAAAAGAAAAAATTCGTTTAGAAACTTCGTAATTAGGAAAAAAAAGCTGAAATTTCAACTGCGAGAAAGGAGCGTAGAAATCGCAAACCCTAGGAATTGCGCGGGCGTTGTGCTATGGGTTTGCCGATCAAACATTGATGATTTCAATTATCTGATCGCATTGATTTTCGAAGCTCGTTTTCGCGGTGTTTTTTTCGACTGTGAAGGTGCGTGTGGCTCGGTATTCCATGCGTTGGGATTTATTTCCTTTGTTTCGTGGCTTgtatcgagatcgggatcgttGGATTAGCCCTGTGTTTGAATTTCTCTCTTCTGCGTTTGAATTTAATTGCATTGTCGTTTGATTGGGCTTCTCGCCTTTTCTGGTTCATTATTCAGATCTGCTTTGGTTTCTATTGGCTTAGGCGGATTTCCGTTTTATTTTTCGTCTGTGTTCATGCTTTGTTTGTTCTCTTCTATGTAGTTCACACGcatgaaataattcaaatttgaaaaccGTGACCGTTCGTGTATTTTGTTTGTAGCTGAGCAGTCAAATTTGAAAACCGTGACCGTTCGTGTATTTTGTTTGTAGCTGAGCAGAAGAGGTTTGTTAGTGGTAGAATCATTTACTTGGTGCTGTATTTGAATCGTTTTTCTGTGTGGAAAACAAACACTGCCAATGCTCATTTGAATTATGTGGATGTCCTAACTGACATTCTTGCCCTAGtcgttctttttttttacttgtcaTGTGAGTATCGAGGTTTCAAGCAACATTTTTTGAGAATAAATTGCACAGCCTGGTAGAAATTAGGCAGTATTGCATTCTGATCTTTGTATATTGCACTGTTTTCAGGGAGGACATGTCATTCTTGAAAGGATTTTGGTGATATATTTTCTAATTGGTCGTACTCTTGCTGGTTGAATTAGCCTAGATATCAGTCAACTGTCTCCTATCCTTTCACCCTCCGTGTTCTAACATCATGGTTGCCACTGCTGCAACTTCTGCATTTCTCCCAATACCTTCCCCCGCTTCAGATGCTGTTGGAAAAACATCAGGAAATGCTGTTGGGGGTGTCCCTGCAAGTATTGATACTCCTGCCACCAATGCTAAGTCGAAATCCATATCGTCAGGAAGATTGCAGGTTAAGGCTAATGCACAAGCCCCTCCCAAGATCAATGGAACTAAGGTTGGGTCTATGGAGTCTCTGAGGACTGAGGACATGTCACCTCCACCGAGGACGTTCATCAACCAATTGCCTGACTGGAGCATGCTTCTTGCTGccattactactatatttttggCAGCAGAAAAGCAATGGATGATGCTTGATTGGAAGCCAAAACGGGCAGATATGCTTGTTGATCCTTTTGGTTTGGGGCAGATTGTACAAGATGGTTTTGTGTTTCGTCAAAACTTCAGTATTAGGTCTTACGAAATAGGGGCAGATAGGACTGCTTCGGTAGAAACACTGATGAATCATTTGCAGGTGCAAGCTGAAACTTgatatgttttttttgtatttcTGTAATCATGAATTGTTTGAGTGTTCTGGTGCGCAATTTGTACAGGAAACAGCTCTAAATCATGTAAAGAATGTTGGGCTGCTGGCTGATGGCTTTGGTTCAACACCCGAGATGTACAAACGGAATTTAATTTGGGTGGTTACCAAAATGCAGGTTGCTTTTGATCGCTATCCTACATGGTAAGTTTTTACTCTCAACACAATTAGCAAAGCagctttaattttattatatgtgGAAGAAATTTGAATGAGTGTTTtcttattaattataatatgatGGGGTGATGCTTTGTTTTTCAGGGGTGATGTTGTTCAAGTAGATACCTGGGTAGCTGCATCAGGGAAGAATGGTATGCGTCGAGATTGGCTTGTGCGTGATAGTAACACGGGAGAGATATTAACTAGGGCTACAAGGTTAGTAATTATATTGGATCAAGCAAAATTTGGTATATTCATAAAACATCAATGAAGAATTTTAGAGTGAAGCAGTTGTTTTCTTATTGTAAACTAGTTTGAGAATGATTAACAATGGAAAATTAATCTTATTATACTCTACTTGATTGAATCGGGCTGAAATGGAAAGTAAAGCTGGAAGTTAAACCACTCTCCTTTTTTAGATTCATAATTTGTTCATTTTACCACGCTTGAAGctgaaatgtgttttttttttttggaataatGTCAGTCTATGGGTAATGATGAATAAAGAGACACGGAGGCTGTCCAAAATTCCGGATGAGGTCCGAGGAGAAATAGGTAGTTATTTTGTAGATTCTCCTCCCTTAGTGGATGACGATGGCAGGAAGTTACCGAAGCTTGACGAAAATACTGCAGAGCACATTCGTACTGGTTTGACTGTAAGTAGCAGTATACTTATGttgatttttttcctttctcatACAATTTTCTTGGAATCAGTTCTTGCTGCATATCCTAAAGCATTTGTCTTTTGTGTGCAGCCTAGATGGAGCGATTTAGATGTAAATCAACATGTGAATAATGTAAAATATGTTGGTTGGATACTTGAGGTAAACATTTCATTAACTTGGATTTTACTTAATGAGTCATATGCCTGTTAATTTACCTTGAGCTTGAAACATCTTTTCATTACTGGTAGAGATGTAGGGTGTGGCCTCTTCCTCTTTGATGTTTATACATTAAACTGAATTCCTGCTTAGATTGGTATATTGACATATTGTTAAGTTTCTCAAAATCATAGAATGTGAGTATCTCATTAGTCATGGACTCATGAATAGGCACAatcaaataattttcttttaggCAATTTCATTCAACTTTGAGAGAGTATTAGTAAGCCAGGTTTTGAAAGTATTTCAGCATCGATATGATCTAATGTCAAAAATATTAGTTGGCTAGGCATAGTTTCATGCTTCTGAATATGGGAATTTATAATCCTACAGCCACAACTCTGGTAATATTTAATCATATCATTTATTCGTTGGCAAAGAGACTAGATGTATGTTTTGAAAATGATCTAAAAGCCATTTTATTTGCTGAAAGGTTTGTCAAAAAAATGTAAAGAGAAACAATTGCAACTTACCTTTCTATCACTTAAAAAGGAAAACTTGAAACTCATTGAATTTCCACAGAAAAGGAGTGGGCATCATTGATTCTGGCTCTTGTAAGTAAACTAGTTTCTTGGACTTCCTCAACTCTGGCCAATATATCCTTCAATTTGATTGTTCTAGGGTTTCTTTCATAGATATATATGCGGTTGCAGTCCGAAAGCTTCAATTATATTAGGGACAGTTGACTTTCTTCTGCAAAATTTAGTTGTGCACGTGCAGTATTTACTATTTTTGTGCACTCGTTCTTCTAGCCCTGGCTCGATTGCAGTTGAGTTTTGTTAAAGGTGTGTGTTATCTTCCATTGCAGAGTGCTCCGCTGGAAATATTGGAGACTCATGAGCTTGCTGGTATGACACTAGAATACAGGAGGGAGTGCATGAGGGACAGTGTGCTGCAGTCTCTCACTTCAattgttgacaagggttgtggTGACACGTCTCACCCCGGCATTGTTGAGTGCCAGCATTTGCTTCGATTGGAGGGTGGAGGGGAAGTTGTGAAGGGACGGACCAAGTGGAGGCCAAAGTTTGTCGACAAGATTGGAAGCTTTGGACAGATCCCACACGAAAGCGCTTAACGCCTGTGCGCCATGATACTTTGGCATCACGCCGTTTCTTACTGTCTAGTTATACTACTTGCTTCTCTCCCATTTCTGCTCTCTTACTCCCAATGTAATATCCATTCTAATTTAtgcttttcttttgtttattcttttttttgggttaatttttgttattttttcatTCCTTTTGACGAAATATAATCGGTTTCAAGCCATTGCAAGTACCTCTCCTTTTTGAATGCTGGCTTCTGTggtctttttctttctttttctttctttttcttcaatTATACAATCACATAGCTACTAGTGAATGAAAGTTCCTATTCGCAAGCGCTATTTAAAGCAAAAGTACTTGCTAATTACGTTTCCAGCTGCTAATTCTGTGGAAAATCTAATGAATCATGAATTGCTACAAAATGTTGTGAGGTGTCCTTATCTTGATTTGGTTACTTGTTGGACATTAGAGTTTGATCTATTTATGTAATGAGATTTGATGAAAGAATTAACACTCCATTGACGATTTAAGTTGGCTTATAATTGCATCAAGAATTCCCAATTAGTTATGAAATGCTTAGAGATTGCCACCACATAAAACAAAATGGCTGGATTTTAAAATCAATAGGCGACATGATATTATGAGAGACCGATATTGATTTGGACTAATTGAATCTCCATCAATTCAACTCAAAATAATCAAGAAAAGATGACCGTAGGGTGGGAACAAAGTATTTAAAATTCAAACTTGGCATCTTGGTGTTGGGGTTAGGTGAACAATATCTAAACTATTCTAGACCAGAATCTTCTATTCACAGTTATTCTAGAAGTAGCATGTAATCTAGTGGAAAAAGTGTTACATAATTATTGTTGGGTAATTATGTTGATAATTATGATGACAGCTAGCTGAGAACTGGAGTAGTACTTATCAGAAGAGGGTTATGGCGTGAGTTCAAATCGCAACactatttatttacttgatctTTACCTTAAtcactactccctcc is part of the Salvia splendens isolate huo1 chromosome 6, SspV2, whole genome shotgun sequence genome and encodes:
- the LOC121808565 gene encoding palmitoyl-acyl carrier protein thioesterase, chloroplastic-like; the protein is MVATAATSAFLPIPSPASDAVGKTSGNAVGGVPASIDTPATNAKSKSISSGRLQVKANAQAPPKINGTKVGSMESLRTEDMSPPPRTFINQLPDWSMLLAAITTIFLAAEKQWMMLDWKPKRADMLVDPFGLGQIVQDGFVFRQNFSIRSYEIGADRTASVETLMNHLQETALNHVKNVGLLADGFGSTPEMYKRNLIWVVTKMQVAFDRYPTWGDVVQVDTWVAASGKNGMRRDWLVRDSNTGEILTRATSLWVMMNKETRRLSKIPDEVRGEIGSYFVDSPPLVDDDGRKLPKLDENTAEHIRTGLTPRWSDLDVNQHVNNVKYVGWILESAPLEILETHELAGMTLEYRRECMRDSVLQSLTSIVDKGCGDTSHPGIVECQHLLRLEGGGEVVKGRTKWRPKFVDKIGSFGQIPHESA